The following coding sequences lie in one Dunckerocampus dactyliophorus isolate RoL2022-P2 chromosome 4, RoL_Ddac_1.1, whole genome shotgun sequence genomic window:
- the pnpla7b gene encoding patatin-like phospholipase domain-containing protein 7 isoform X1, whose product MEDGKEEESCVLYPVPFGSEMKARMQQMIEEQTQANMWTLVVIGAATLVCLMGGVLFLLYRRYKQSKEQDGVPHYRFRKRDKVMFYGRKIMRKVQTLSSPPSTNSTSRQRVRKRTKVLSIARKILRIRREPPSLQPKEPPPCLLEADLTEFDVQSSHLPSEVLYMLKNVRVLGHFEKPLFLELCRHMVLIQLHEGEALFRPGETDDSIYVVQDGRLELCIRESDGTDAVVKEVLQGDSVHSLLSILDIITGYPAPYKTVSARAAVPSTVLRLPAAAFQSVFDKYPETLVRVVQIIMVRLQRVTFLALHNYLGLTTELFNTDSQAISLVSVAHVLGEVHPHRGFRRQPSHSDELACDKTDPEKSILSDTPTSKYKKSRSLSTPTALSGETWLDLNRVYERARLATDEVSGPMKSILKKSVTMQQTPSAVYHYSDAGGGKDHHNKVNAIFQAAKKDLLQVIQLQDPSLLEGRVTLRQVKANSVVAHQGDQDVSVAFVISGLLHVYQRVIDREEETLLFVTHPGEMVGHLAVLTGEPLIFSVHAHRDCTFLSISKAHFYEIMREEPRVVLNVAHTVVRRVSPFVRQIDFALDWMAVEAGRAVYRQGDKSDSTFIVLSGRLRSVIAKDDGKKELAGEYGRGDLIGVVEALTRMNRATTVHAVRDSELAKLPEGALKSIKRRYPQVVTRLIHLLGQKILGNMQQVNGPLAAQSLALHTPNSKWDAGNPAANLSTVTILPVSDDVPLTAFTLELQHALSGIGPTLLLTSDIIKQRLGSAALDSVHEYRLSSWLGQQEDIHRIVLYQSDSGLTPWTQRCIRQADCIIILGMGEHEPTVGELERMLESSAVRAQKQLVLLHREDGPPPKGTAEWLNMRSWISRHHHLSCPRRVFSKRSLPKLRELYQRVFEKCPDRHSDFSRLARILTGNSIALVLGGGGARGCSQVGIIRALNEAGIPVDIVGGTSIGSLMGALYAEEKNNSRMRVRARQWAMDMTSVFKKIVDLTYPVTSMFSGASFNSGIRSVFKGKQIEDLWLPYFNITTDITASSMRVHTDGSLWRYIRASMSLSGYLPPLCDPKDGHLLMDGGYINNLPADVARSMGAKVVIAIDVGSRDETNLTNYGDSLNGWWLLWKRFNPLAEKVKVLNMADIQTRLAYVCCVRQLQLVKDSEYCEYIRPPIDRYGTLEFGKFDEIAEVGYQHGKTLFDVWQRSGVVGSMLKDTHQDHFHKTKSSHVVTCPNASFTDLAEIVSRIEPVKTALNEEELSEEYQTDYDEEAVEKVMSDLETFMAGSEHTDGEETDEEIQAQMRLRTKFSPAS is encoded by the exons ATGGAGGACGGCAAGGAAGAGGAAAGCTGCGTTTTGTATCCG GTTCCTTTTGGAAGCGAGATGAAGGCCAGGATGCAGCAGATGATAGAAGAACAGACGCAAGCCAACATG TGGACGCTTGTTGTGATTGGAGCAGCGACGCTGGTTTGTCTGATGGGAGGTGTGCTGTTCCTTCTCTACAGAAGATACAAACAGTCAA AGGAGCAGGATGGAGTTCCACATTATCGCTTTCGGAAAAGAGACAAGGTCATGTTTTACGGCCGGAAGATCATGAGAAAG GTTCAGACGTTGTCTTCTCCACCATCTACCAACTCCACTTCCCGGCAGAGGGTACGGAAAAGGACCAAAGTTCTGTCCATAGCTCGCAA GATCCTGCGTATCCGGAGGGAGCCTCCCTCTTTGCAGCCCAAGGAGCCTCCTCCCTGTCTTTTGGAAGCGGACTTGACAGAGTTTGATGTGCAGAGCTCCCACCTACCATCAGAAGTGCtgtacatgctgaaaaatgtcaG GGTGCTGGGACACTTTGAGAAGCCGCTCTTCCTGGAGTTGTGCCGTCACATGGTACTGATCCAGTTGCACGAGGGAGAGGCACTATTCCGCCCAGGAGAAACGGATGACAGTATTTATGTGGTTCAAGATGGCCGCCTGGAGCTGTGTATCCGTGAGAGT GATGGTACGGATGCTGTGGTGAAAGAAGTCTTACAAGGAGACAGTGTCCACAGTTTGCTCAGTATCTTAGACATCATCACC GGCTACCCAGCTCCATACAAGACGGTGTCCGCCAGGGCTGCCGTCCCATCCACCGTCCTGCGTCTTCCAGCGGCAGCATTTCAGTCCGTCTTTGACAAATATCCTGAAACGCTGGTCCGTGTTGTCCAG ATCATCATGGTGCGTCTCCAGAGAGTCACCTTCCTCGCTTTGCACAACTACCTTGGCCTCACCACCGAGCTGTTCAACACG GACAGTCAGGCGATCTCCTTGGTGTCAGTAGCTCATGTGTTGGGAGAGGTTCATCCACACAGGGGTTTCCGCAGGCAGCCCTCCCACTCTGATGAGCTGGCCTGTGATAAAACTGATCCAG AAAAGAGCATCCTCTCTGACACGCCCACTTCAAAATACAAGAAATCTCGCTCTCTCTCCACGCCAACGGCTCTTTCAG GTGAAACATGGCTGGATCTGAACAGAGTTTATGAACGTGCTAGACTTGCTACAGATGAAGTCAGTGGTCCTATGAAG TCAATTCTGAAGAAGAGTGTAACAATGCAGCAGACCCCTTCTGCAGTTTATCACTACAGTGATGCTGGAGGGGGGAAAGACCACCATAATAAAGTCAATGCCATTTTCCAAGCTGCCAAAAAGGACCTGTTACAGGTCATACAGCTACAG GATCCCAGTCTGCTGGAGGGTCGGGTGACTCTTCGCCAAGTGAAAGCCAATTCTGTTGTGGCCCACCAAGGAGACCAG GACGTGAGCGTGGCCTTTGTCATTTCAGGTTTGCTCCATGTTTACCAGCGCGTGATCGATCGTGAGGAGGAGACCCTGCTTTTTGTCACTCACCCCGGGGAGATGGTTGGTCACCTTGCTGTGCTCACGGGGGAACCTCTTATCTTCAGCGTTCATGCTCACAGAGACTGCACCTTCCTGTCCATATCAAAGGCTCACTTTTATGA GATCATGCGTGAGGAGCCCAGAGTGGTGTTGAACGTAGCTCACACTGTGGTGAGAAGAGTGTCACCCTTTGTCAGGCAGATCGACTTTGCTTTGGACTGGATGGCTGTGGAGGCTGGTCGTGCTGTCTACAG ACAGGGAGACAAGTCTGATAGCACCTTCATCGTCCTCAGTGGCCGACTGCGCTCTGTCATCGCAAAGGATGATGGGAAAAAGGAACTTGCAGGAGAGTACGGTCGAGGGGACTTAATTGGTGTG GTCGAGGCTTTGACCCGCATGAACCGAGCCACGACAGTCCATGCTGTCAGGGATTCTGAGCTGGCTAAGCTACCTGAAGGAGCTCTCAAGTCCATTAAAAGGAGGTACCCCCAGGTCGTCACCAGGCTCATTCATCTGCTGGGACAGAAGATCTTGGGCAACATGCAGCAGGTCAATGGACCCCTGGCTG CTCAAAGTTTGGCCCTCCACACCCCCAACAGTAAATGGGATGCTGGGAATCCTGCAGCCAACCTTTCCACTGTGACCATTCTTCCCGTGTCTGACGACGTTCCTCTCACCGCCTTCACCTTGGAGCTGCAACATGCACTCAGTGGCATCG GGCCTACTCTCTTGCTGACCAGTGACATCATTAAACAGCGCCTGGGTTCAGCTGCTTTGGACAG TGTCCATGAGTACCGTCTGTCCAGTTGGCTTGGCCAGCAGGAAGACATCCACCGCATCGTCCTCTACCAGTCGGATTCTGGTCTTACTCCGTGGACACAGCGCTGCATCCGACAGGCTgattgcatcatcattttgggGATGGGAGAACACGAGCCCACTGTAGGAGAG TTGGAGCGAATGTTGGAGAGCAGTGCTGTTCGGGCTCAGaagcagctggtgctgctgcacaGGGAGGACGGTCCCCCACCCAAAGGGACGGCTGAGTGGCTGAACATGCGGAGCTGGATCTCCCGACACCATCATCTGTCCTGCCCTCGCAGAGTGTTCTCCAAGAGGAGCTTGCCTAAGCTG AGAGAGCTGTACCAACGTGTGTTTGAAAAGTGTCCAGATCGTCACTCAGACTTCTCCCGCTTGGCCAGAATTCTAACAGGAAACAGCATCGCTCTCGTGCTGGGCGGAGGGGGGGCCAG GGGTTGCTCCCAGGTTGGCATTATTCGGGCACTGAATGAAGCAGGGATCCCTGTGGACATTGTGGGTGGCACCTCCATTGGTTCCCTCATGGGAGCGTTGTATGCCGAGGAGAAGAACAACAGTCGAATGAGAGTTCGGGCCCGCCAATGGGCCATG GATATGACATCTGTCTTTAAGAAGATTGTGGATCTGACCTACCCTGTCACTTCCATGTTTTCTGGGGCTTCCTTCAACTCTGGCATTAGATCTGTTTTCAAAGGCAAACAGATCGAG GACTTGTGGCTACCGTACTTCAACATTACAACAGATATCACGGCTTCCTCCATGAGAGTTCACACTGATG GGTCACTGTGGCGGTACATCCGAGCCAGTATGTCACTGTCTGGTTACTTGCCCCCTCTCTGTGACCCCAAAGATGGACACCTCCTGATGGATGGGGGTTACATCAACAATCTGCCTG CTGACGTGGCTCGCTCCATGGGGGCCAAAGTTGTGATCGCTATCGATGTTGGAAGTCGGGATGAAACCAACTTGACCAACTATGGTGACTCTCTGAATGGCTGGTGGCTTCTTTGGAAGAGATTTAACCCTCTGGCTGAGAAAGTCAAG GTGCTGAATATGGCAGACATCCAAACCAGGCTGGCTTACGTTTGCTGTGTCCGACAACTGCAACTGGTCAAAGACAGTGAATACTGCGAGTACATCCGACCTCCCATCGACCGATATGGAacactagagtttggaaagttTGATGAAATTGCT GAGGTGGGCTACCAGCATGGCAAGACACTGTTTGATGTTTGGCAGCGCAGTGGAGTGGTGGGCAGCATGCTGAAAGACACACATCAAGACCACTTCCACAAGACCAAAAGTAGTCAT GTGGTCACCTGTCCAAATGCCTCATTCACTGACCTGGCAGAGATTGTGTCAAGGATCGAACCCGTCAAGACTGCACTAAATGAAG AGGAACTATCAGAAGAATACCAGACAGACTATGATGAGGAGGCTGTGGAAAAGGTCATGTCCGACTTGGAGACGTTCATGGCTGGTAGTGAACACACAGATGGAGAGGAAACA gatGAGGAAATTCAAGCCCAAATGCGACTCCGGACAAAGTTTTCACCAGCAAGTTAA
- the pnpla7b gene encoding patatin-like phospholipase domain-containing protein 7 isoform X2, with product MKARMQQMIEEQTQANMWTLVVIGAATLVCLMGGVLFLLYRRYKQSKEQDGVPHYRFRKRDKVMFYGRKIMRKVQTLSSPPSTNSTSRQRVRKRTKVLSIARKILRIRREPPSLQPKEPPPCLLEADLTEFDVQSSHLPSEVLYMLKNVRVLGHFEKPLFLELCRHMVLIQLHEGEALFRPGETDDSIYVVQDGRLELCIRESDGTDAVVKEVLQGDSVHSLLSILDIITGYPAPYKTVSARAAVPSTVLRLPAAAFQSVFDKYPETLVRVVQIIMVRLQRVTFLALHNYLGLTTELFNTDSQAISLVSVAHVLGEVHPHRGFRRQPSHSDELACDKTDPEKSILSDTPTSKYKKSRSLSTPTALSGETWLDLNRVYERARLATDEVSGPMKSILKKSVTMQQTPSAVYHYSDAGGGKDHHNKVNAIFQAAKKDLLQVIQLQDPSLLEGRVTLRQVKANSVVAHQGDQDVSVAFVISGLLHVYQRVIDREEETLLFVTHPGEMVGHLAVLTGEPLIFSVHAHRDCTFLSISKAHFYEIMREEPRVVLNVAHTVVRRVSPFVRQIDFALDWMAVEAGRAVYRQGDKSDSTFIVLSGRLRSVIAKDDGKKELAGEYGRGDLIGVVEALTRMNRATTVHAVRDSELAKLPEGALKSIKRRYPQVVTRLIHLLGQKILGNMQQVNGPLAAQSLALHTPNSKWDAGNPAANLSTVTILPVSDDVPLTAFTLELQHALSGIGPTLLLTSDIIKQRLGSAALDSVHEYRLSSWLGQQEDIHRIVLYQSDSGLTPWTQRCIRQADCIIILGMGEHEPTVGELERMLESSAVRAQKQLVLLHREDGPPPKGTAEWLNMRSWISRHHHLSCPRRVFSKRSLPKLRELYQRVFEKCPDRHSDFSRLARILTGNSIALVLGGGGARGCSQVGIIRALNEAGIPVDIVGGTSIGSLMGALYAEEKNNSRMRVRARQWAMDMTSVFKKIVDLTYPVTSMFSGASFNSGIRSVFKGKQIEDLWLPYFNITTDITASSMRVHTDGSLWRYIRASMSLSGYLPPLCDPKDGHLLMDGGYINNLPADVARSMGAKVVIAIDVGSRDETNLTNYGDSLNGWWLLWKRFNPLAEKVKVLNMADIQTRLAYVCCVRQLQLVKDSEYCEYIRPPIDRYGTLEFGKFDEIAEVGYQHGKTLFDVWQRSGVVGSMLKDTHQDHFHKTKSSHVVTCPNASFTDLAEIVSRIEPVKTALNEEELSEEYQTDYDEEAVEKVMSDLETFMAGSEHTDGEETDEEIQAQMRLRTKFSPAS from the exons ATGAAGGCCAGGATGCAGCAGATGATAGAAGAACAGACGCAAGCCAACATG TGGACGCTTGTTGTGATTGGAGCAGCGACGCTGGTTTGTCTGATGGGAGGTGTGCTGTTCCTTCTCTACAGAAGATACAAACAGTCAA AGGAGCAGGATGGAGTTCCACATTATCGCTTTCGGAAAAGAGACAAGGTCATGTTTTACGGCCGGAAGATCATGAGAAAG GTTCAGACGTTGTCTTCTCCACCATCTACCAACTCCACTTCCCGGCAGAGGGTACGGAAAAGGACCAAAGTTCTGTCCATAGCTCGCAA GATCCTGCGTATCCGGAGGGAGCCTCCCTCTTTGCAGCCCAAGGAGCCTCCTCCCTGTCTTTTGGAAGCGGACTTGACAGAGTTTGATGTGCAGAGCTCCCACCTACCATCAGAAGTGCtgtacatgctgaaaaatgtcaG GGTGCTGGGACACTTTGAGAAGCCGCTCTTCCTGGAGTTGTGCCGTCACATGGTACTGATCCAGTTGCACGAGGGAGAGGCACTATTCCGCCCAGGAGAAACGGATGACAGTATTTATGTGGTTCAAGATGGCCGCCTGGAGCTGTGTATCCGTGAGAGT GATGGTACGGATGCTGTGGTGAAAGAAGTCTTACAAGGAGACAGTGTCCACAGTTTGCTCAGTATCTTAGACATCATCACC GGCTACCCAGCTCCATACAAGACGGTGTCCGCCAGGGCTGCCGTCCCATCCACCGTCCTGCGTCTTCCAGCGGCAGCATTTCAGTCCGTCTTTGACAAATATCCTGAAACGCTGGTCCGTGTTGTCCAG ATCATCATGGTGCGTCTCCAGAGAGTCACCTTCCTCGCTTTGCACAACTACCTTGGCCTCACCACCGAGCTGTTCAACACG GACAGTCAGGCGATCTCCTTGGTGTCAGTAGCTCATGTGTTGGGAGAGGTTCATCCACACAGGGGTTTCCGCAGGCAGCCCTCCCACTCTGATGAGCTGGCCTGTGATAAAACTGATCCAG AAAAGAGCATCCTCTCTGACACGCCCACTTCAAAATACAAGAAATCTCGCTCTCTCTCCACGCCAACGGCTCTTTCAG GTGAAACATGGCTGGATCTGAACAGAGTTTATGAACGTGCTAGACTTGCTACAGATGAAGTCAGTGGTCCTATGAAG TCAATTCTGAAGAAGAGTGTAACAATGCAGCAGACCCCTTCTGCAGTTTATCACTACAGTGATGCTGGAGGGGGGAAAGACCACCATAATAAAGTCAATGCCATTTTCCAAGCTGCCAAAAAGGACCTGTTACAGGTCATACAGCTACAG GATCCCAGTCTGCTGGAGGGTCGGGTGACTCTTCGCCAAGTGAAAGCCAATTCTGTTGTGGCCCACCAAGGAGACCAG GACGTGAGCGTGGCCTTTGTCATTTCAGGTTTGCTCCATGTTTACCAGCGCGTGATCGATCGTGAGGAGGAGACCCTGCTTTTTGTCACTCACCCCGGGGAGATGGTTGGTCACCTTGCTGTGCTCACGGGGGAACCTCTTATCTTCAGCGTTCATGCTCACAGAGACTGCACCTTCCTGTCCATATCAAAGGCTCACTTTTATGA GATCATGCGTGAGGAGCCCAGAGTGGTGTTGAACGTAGCTCACACTGTGGTGAGAAGAGTGTCACCCTTTGTCAGGCAGATCGACTTTGCTTTGGACTGGATGGCTGTGGAGGCTGGTCGTGCTGTCTACAG ACAGGGAGACAAGTCTGATAGCACCTTCATCGTCCTCAGTGGCCGACTGCGCTCTGTCATCGCAAAGGATGATGGGAAAAAGGAACTTGCAGGAGAGTACGGTCGAGGGGACTTAATTGGTGTG GTCGAGGCTTTGACCCGCATGAACCGAGCCACGACAGTCCATGCTGTCAGGGATTCTGAGCTGGCTAAGCTACCTGAAGGAGCTCTCAAGTCCATTAAAAGGAGGTACCCCCAGGTCGTCACCAGGCTCATTCATCTGCTGGGACAGAAGATCTTGGGCAACATGCAGCAGGTCAATGGACCCCTGGCTG CTCAAAGTTTGGCCCTCCACACCCCCAACAGTAAATGGGATGCTGGGAATCCTGCAGCCAACCTTTCCACTGTGACCATTCTTCCCGTGTCTGACGACGTTCCTCTCACCGCCTTCACCTTGGAGCTGCAACATGCACTCAGTGGCATCG GGCCTACTCTCTTGCTGACCAGTGACATCATTAAACAGCGCCTGGGTTCAGCTGCTTTGGACAG TGTCCATGAGTACCGTCTGTCCAGTTGGCTTGGCCAGCAGGAAGACATCCACCGCATCGTCCTCTACCAGTCGGATTCTGGTCTTACTCCGTGGACACAGCGCTGCATCCGACAGGCTgattgcatcatcattttgggGATGGGAGAACACGAGCCCACTGTAGGAGAG TTGGAGCGAATGTTGGAGAGCAGTGCTGTTCGGGCTCAGaagcagctggtgctgctgcacaGGGAGGACGGTCCCCCACCCAAAGGGACGGCTGAGTGGCTGAACATGCGGAGCTGGATCTCCCGACACCATCATCTGTCCTGCCCTCGCAGAGTGTTCTCCAAGAGGAGCTTGCCTAAGCTG AGAGAGCTGTACCAACGTGTGTTTGAAAAGTGTCCAGATCGTCACTCAGACTTCTCCCGCTTGGCCAGAATTCTAACAGGAAACAGCATCGCTCTCGTGCTGGGCGGAGGGGGGGCCAG GGGTTGCTCCCAGGTTGGCATTATTCGGGCACTGAATGAAGCAGGGATCCCTGTGGACATTGTGGGTGGCACCTCCATTGGTTCCCTCATGGGAGCGTTGTATGCCGAGGAGAAGAACAACAGTCGAATGAGAGTTCGGGCCCGCCAATGGGCCATG GATATGACATCTGTCTTTAAGAAGATTGTGGATCTGACCTACCCTGTCACTTCCATGTTTTCTGGGGCTTCCTTCAACTCTGGCATTAGATCTGTTTTCAAAGGCAAACAGATCGAG GACTTGTGGCTACCGTACTTCAACATTACAACAGATATCACGGCTTCCTCCATGAGAGTTCACACTGATG GGTCACTGTGGCGGTACATCCGAGCCAGTATGTCACTGTCTGGTTACTTGCCCCCTCTCTGTGACCCCAAAGATGGACACCTCCTGATGGATGGGGGTTACATCAACAATCTGCCTG CTGACGTGGCTCGCTCCATGGGGGCCAAAGTTGTGATCGCTATCGATGTTGGAAGTCGGGATGAAACCAACTTGACCAACTATGGTGACTCTCTGAATGGCTGGTGGCTTCTTTGGAAGAGATTTAACCCTCTGGCTGAGAAAGTCAAG GTGCTGAATATGGCAGACATCCAAACCAGGCTGGCTTACGTTTGCTGTGTCCGACAACTGCAACTGGTCAAAGACAGTGAATACTGCGAGTACATCCGACCTCCCATCGACCGATATGGAacactagagtttggaaagttTGATGAAATTGCT GAGGTGGGCTACCAGCATGGCAAGACACTGTTTGATGTTTGGCAGCGCAGTGGAGTGGTGGGCAGCATGCTGAAAGACACACATCAAGACCACTTCCACAAGACCAAAAGTAGTCAT GTGGTCACCTGTCCAAATGCCTCATTCACTGACCTGGCAGAGATTGTGTCAAGGATCGAACCCGTCAAGACTGCACTAAATGAAG AGGAACTATCAGAAGAATACCAGACAGACTATGATGAGGAGGCTGTGGAAAAGGTCATGTCCGACTTGGAGACGTTCATGGCTGGTAGTGAACACACAGATGGAGAGGAAACA gatGAGGAAATTCAAGCCCAAATGCGACTCCGGACAAAGTTTTCACCAGCAAGTTAA